In Methylocystis echinoides, one genomic interval encodes:
- a CDS encoding site-specific integrase, whose protein sequence is MATFRKRGDKWQAQVRLKDQAPISRSFDRKSDAEAWAKRTEVALQCQPKRETSIAKLTLFDLLDRYEREVTPNKRGHSAERYMLRTLKSHRIASLVIDKLTPVQVAAYRDDRLAKVKGSSVRRELAILQHCLHIAASEWGIASLLNKNPVAGIAKPSSGRARDRRLTDEDARKIAEGLQATRNPYVKHAITFAIATGMRRGELLSLTWVNVDLTNRVAFLPMTKNGEARAVPLSSLAISVLTDLRGMRVERDTPAHVFPLSANALRLAWERMKRRAGIEDLRFHDLRHEAISRFFEVGLSVPEVRLISGHKDVRMLFRYTHLKAEDVAKKLSQM, encoded by the coding sequence ATGGCTACGTTCAGGAAGCGGGGAGATAAGTGGCAGGCTCAGGTCAGGCTCAAAGATCAGGCTCCTATCAGCCGATCATTTGACCGCAAGAGCGATGCTGAGGCATGGGCAAAGCGAACCGAAGTCGCATTGCAATGCCAGCCTAAGCGTGAGACTAGCATAGCCAAGCTCACCCTGTTCGACCTGCTAGACAGATACGAGCGGGAGGTAACGCCCAATAAGCGAGGCCACTCAGCCGAACGATATATGCTGAGGACGCTCAAGTCTCATCGGATAGCGTCGCTCGTAATTGATAAGCTGACCCCTGTTCAGGTCGCCGCCTACAGGGACGACAGGCTTGCGAAAGTGAAGGGTTCCTCGGTCAGGCGTGAGTTGGCCATCCTCCAACATTGCCTGCACATTGCAGCCTCCGAGTGGGGCATTGCGTCCCTTCTGAACAAGAACCCTGTCGCAGGAATCGCCAAGCCCTCATCAGGTAGAGCTAGAGACAGGCGTTTGACGGATGAGGACGCTCGCAAGATTGCCGAGGGTCTACAAGCCACTCGAAACCCTTACGTCAAACACGCCATCACGTTCGCCATCGCTACAGGGATGCGCCGTGGGGAGCTTCTCTCGCTCACTTGGGTCAACGTCGATTTGACGAACCGAGTGGCGTTCCTGCCTATGACCAAGAACGGTGAAGCTAGAGCAGTCCCCTTGTCTTCCCTCGCAATCAGCGTCCTTACTGACCTGCGGGGAATGAGGGTTGAGAGAGATACCCCTGCCCACGTCTTCCCGCTGTCTGCGAACGCCCTCAGGCTTGCGTGGGAACGAATGAAGCGTAGAGCGGGAATAGAAGACCTCCGCTTCCACGATCTAAGGCACGAAGCCATAAGTAGGTTCTTCGAGGTTGGTCTATCAGTTCCAGAGGTAAGGCTGATAAGCGGCCATAAAGATGTAAGGATGTTATTCCGATACACTCACCTTAAGGCCGAGGATGTGGCTAAGAAGCTAAGCCAGATGTAA
- a CDS encoding PleD family two-component system response regulator, with translation MTARVLIVDDLLPNVKLLEVRLTAEYFDVVSATNGPQALELCRSGACDIVLLDVMMPGMDGFEVCTRLKADPATMHLPVVMVTALDQPADRVRGLQCGADDFLTKPVDELALIARVRSLTRLKIMLDELRARASTSANLGLASREPNDGARSRILLVEDRASSADRITATLRDYHDVDIEAQPQEALFRAAENTYELVVVSLNLADFDSLRLCSQLRSLERTRAIPILLLAEAEDRPRILRGLDLGVNDYIVRPIDRNELLARVRTQLRRKRYADSLRENVQAAIELAVVDALTGLNNRRFLETHLAQALDKAAHKGRPLSLMILDIDHFKSVNDTHGHDAGDEVLKVFARRIKRVLRGADLVCRLGGEEFVVVMPDTPLAMAERVAERVRAAVESEPFPIDPKGSRTIAITTSIGLAERGADANADALLRRSDKALYASKTAGRNRVTAVAA, from the coding sequence ATGACCGCCCGCGTCCTCATCGTCGATGATCTCCTGCCCAACGTCAAACTGCTCGAAGTCCGCCTGACGGCTGAATATTTTGACGTCGTCTCCGCCACCAACGGCCCGCAGGCCCTTGAGCTCTGCCGCAGCGGCGCCTGCGATATCGTGCTGCTCGACGTCATGATGCCGGGCATGGACGGTTTCGAGGTCTGCACGCGGCTCAAGGCGGACCCTGCCACAATGCATCTCCCCGTCGTGATGGTGACGGCGCTGGATCAGCCGGCCGACCGCGTCCGCGGCCTGCAATGCGGCGCCGACGACTTCCTCACCAAGCCGGTGGATGAACTCGCGCTGATCGCCCGCGTTCGATCGCTGACGCGCCTGAAGATCATGCTCGACGAATTGCGGGCCCGCGCCAGCACCTCGGCCAATCTCGGTCTCGCCTCGCGCGAGCCCAACGACGGCGCGCGCAGCCGCATCCTGCTCGTCGAAGACCGCGCAAGCTCGGCCGACCGAATCACCGCCACGCTGCGCGACTATCATGACGTGGACATCGAGGCGCAGCCCCAGGAGGCGCTGTTCCGGGCGGCGGAAAACACTTACGAACTCGTCGTCGTCAGCCTGAATCTCGCCGATTTCGATTCTTTGCGTCTATGCAGCCAGTTGCGCTCGCTCGAACGCACCCGAGCGATCCCGATCCTGCTGCTCGCCGAGGCCGAAGACCGGCCGCGCATCCTGCGCGGGCTCGACCTTGGCGTCAACGACTACATCGTGCGGCCCATCGACCGCAACGAACTGCTGGCCCGCGTGCGCACGCAGCTGCGTCGCAAGCGCTACGCCGATTCGCTGCGCGAGAACGTCCAGGCGGCGATTGAGCTCGCGGTGGTCGACGCGTTGACCGGGCTCAACAACAGGCGCTTCCTGGAGACGCATCTCGCGCAGGCTCTCGACAAGGCCGCGCACAAGGGCCGGCCGCTGTCGCTGATGATCCTCGACATCGACCATTTCAAGTCGGTGAACGACACCCATGGCCACGACGCCGGCGACGAGGTGCTCAAGGTCTTCGCCCGGCGCATCAAGCGCGTCCTGCGCGGCGCCGATCTCGTCTGCCGGCTGGGCGGCGAGGAATTCGTGGTCGTCATGCCCGATACGCCGCTGGCCATGGCCGAACGGGTGGCCGAGCGCGTGCGCGCGGCCGTTGAAAGCGAGCCCTTCCCCATCGACCCCAAGGGCAGCCGGACGATTGCAATCACGACCTCGATCGGCCTCGCCGAGCGTGGCGCCGACGCCAACGCCGACGCCCTTCTGCGCCGCTCGGACAAGGCGCTCTACGCCTCGAAAACCGCCGGCAGAAACCGCGTGACGGCGGTCGCAGCGTGA